One region of Lebetimonas natsushimae genomic DNA includes:
- the rfaE1 gene encoding D-glycero-beta-D-manno-heptose-7-phosphate kinase yields MIAVIGDFMIDHYLWGKSSRISPEAPVPVVEVEKEEDRLGGAGNVVNNLITLGADVLVSSVIGRNSRRMLKLVEEKNIDTNGVFIDKSRETIIKSRVIASHQQVIRYDRETINPISEEYENKIIEYLNKYIQNIEIILLSDYEKGVLTKSLTQKIIKLANRFNKKLIIDPKKDFSKYVNAWMLKPNKKELETASGMQIKNKDDLIKAGWKVKKDLNLDYLLVTLSEDGMALFADEYIEVPTLAREVYDVTGAGDTVLASLGFYLSKSDDLVNAMHFANAAAAVVVGKLGSATVTLEEIKETQRRIDNSVDYKIVDFNTIEKIANELRSENKKIVFTNGCFDILHIGHVKYLQKAKTLGDKLIVGVNSNESVKRLKGPSRPVNDEYDRAYLLASLEVVDYVVIFDEDTPYELIKRIKPDILVKGADYKNKEVVGSDIAKEVKLIDFVEGKSTTNIIKKVKNEK; encoded by the coding sequence ATGATAGCAGTTATCGGTGATTTTATGATAGACCATTATTTATGGGGGAAAAGCAGCAGAATTTCCCCTGAAGCACCGGTGCCTGTGGTTGAAGTGGAAAAAGAAGAAGACAGGCTCGGAGGTGCCGGTAATGTTGTAAATAATTTAATAACTCTCGGAGCGGATGTACTGGTTTCAAGTGTTATTGGCAGAAATTCAAGAAGAATGTTAAAACTGGTAGAAGAAAAAAACATTGATACAAACGGGGTTTTTATAGACAAATCCCGTGAAACAATTATAAAAAGCAGAGTTATAGCTTCTCACCAGCAGGTAATCAGGTATGACAGGGAAACCATTAATCCAATCAGTGAAGAATATGAAAATAAAATAATTGAGTATTTAAATAAGTATATACAAAATATAGAAATAATTCTGCTTAGCGACTACGAAAAAGGTGTTTTGACAAAAAGTTTAACACAAAAAATAATTAAACTTGCAAACAGGTTTAATAAAAAGCTTATAATTGACCCTAAAAAAGATTTTTCAAAATATGTAAATGCATGGATGTTAAAACCAAATAAAAAAGAACTTGAAACCGCTTCCGGCATGCAAATAAAGAATAAAGACGATTTGATAAAAGCCGGATGGAAAGTCAAAAAAGACCTTAATTTAGATTATCTTTTAGTGACTCTCAGTGAAGATGGAATGGCCCTTTTTGCTGATGAATATATAGAAGTTCCGACCCTTGCAAGAGAAGTATATGATGTAACAGGGGCCGGAGATACAGTTTTGGCATCTCTTGGGTTTTATTTGAGTAAAAGTGATGATTTGGTAAATGCAATGCATTTCGCAAATGCCGCGGCGGCTGTAGTAGTTGGAAAACTTGGAAGTGCAACCGTTACACTTGAAGAAATTAAGGAAACTCAGAGAAGGATTGATAACAGCGTAGATTATAAAATAGTGGATTTTAATACAATTGAAAAAATAGCAAATGAATTAAGAAGCGAAAATAAAAAGATAGTTTTTACAAACGGTTGTTTCGATATTTTGCATATAGGGCATGTGAAGTATCTGCAAAAAGCCAAAACACTTGGTGATAAACTAATAGTCGGTGTTAATTCCAATGAATCTGTAAAAAGATTAAAAGGGCCAAGTAGGCCTGTAAATGATGAATATGACAGAGCTTATCTTTTGGCAAGTTTGGAAGTTGTGGATTATGTTGTAATTTTTGATGAAGATACTCCTTACGAATTAATAAAAAGAATTAAACCAGATATTTTGGTAAAAGGCGCCGATTATAAAAACAAAGAGGTTGTAGGAAGTGATATTGCTAAAGAAGTAAAATTAATTGATTTTGTCGAGGGAAAGAGTACCACTAATATTATTAAAAAAGTGAAAAATGAAAAGTGA
- the gmhA gene encoding D-sedoheptulose 7-phosphate isomerase, with product MLTKCLYGHIETAKKMEKLLPDIINAAELCLSSLKDGGKIMLCGNGGSAADSQHIAAELSGRFKKERMALAGIALTTDTSAITAIGNDYGFEQIFSRQVEALAKEEDTLIAISTSGNSENVINAINSAKKIGCKIITLTGKNGGKMKDLGDVNIVIPSNDTPRIQEMHIMVGHMICAFIDEEF from the coding sequence ATGTTGACTAAATGCTTATACGGGCATATTGAAACGGCTAAAAAAATGGAAAAACTGCTGCCGGATATTATAAATGCGGCCGAGCTTTGCCTTAGTTCTCTTAAAGACGGTGGCAAGATAATGCTTTGTGGAAACGGCGGGAGTGCTGCGGATTCACAGCATATAGCGGCAGAGCTTAGCGGCAGGTTTAAAAAAGAAAGAATGGCCCTTGCCGGTATTGCCCTGACTACCGATACTTCTGCCATAACAGCCATAGGAAATGATTATGGATTTGAACAAATCTTTTCAAGGCAAGTTGAGGCTTTGGCAAAAGAGGAAGATACACTTATTGCAATTTCAACAAGCGGAAATTCTGAAAATGTGATAAATGCTATCAATTCAGCAAAAAAAATAGGGTGTAAAATAATAACTCTCACTGGGAAAAACGGTGGAAAAATGAAAGATTTGGGAGATGTGAATATTGTAATTCCAAGCAATGATACACCCAGAATTCAGGAAATGCATATAATGGTGGGACATATGATATGTGCTTTTATTGATGAAGAGTTTTAA
- the murG gene encoding undecaprenyldiphospho-muramoylpentapeptide beta-N-acetylglucosaminyltransferase produces MENKKLKIAITGGGTGGHLKIAKVIKEELNKRGLKPIYIGSTNGADKKWFEKDMGFSKKYFLSSKGVVNKKGLNKIISLINIFKLSLKAKKILQQNKINAVFSVGGYSAAPASFAALLLNRPLFIHEQNAYIGSLNKLLKPFSKRFFSTFLYNDPYPVEEIFFEKKRIRKELKTVIFLGGSQGAVAINNLAISLAPILKEKNINIIHQTGKKDYERIKEFYEKNAINADIFDFSKNLADKITKADFAISRAGASTMFELVANNIPAIFIPYPYAAGDHQYYNARFLEEKNAGFVIREEKIKKEKILEILFHSNLEEISKNLSKTVQKNGAEFIVDEIIKTLHQ; encoded by the coding sequence ATGGAAAATAAAAAATTAAAAATAGCCATAACGGGAGGGGGAACCGGAGGACACCTTAAAATTGCGAAAGTTATTAAAGAGGAATTAAATAAAAGAGGGTTAAAACCAATTTATATCGGCTCAACCAACGGTGCAGATAAAAAGTGGTTTGAAAAAGACATGGGTTTTAGTAAAAAATATTTTTTAAGTTCAAAAGGGGTTGTTAATAAAAAAGGTTTAAATAAAATCATTTCTTTAATAAATATATTCAAACTTTCTTTAAAAGCTAAAAAAATTCTACAGCAAAACAAAATCAACGCTGTGTTCAGTGTAGGAGGATATTCGGCTGCCCCTGCCTCTTTTGCCGCTCTTTTATTAAACAGACCTCTCTTTATTCACGAACAAAACGCATATATAGGTTCGCTTAACAAATTATTAAAACCATTTTCTAAAAGATTTTTTTCAACTTTTCTTTATAACGACCCGTATCCGGTTGAAGAAATTTTTTTTGAAAAGAAAAGAATCAGAAAAGAATTAAAAACCGTTATTTTCTTAGGCGGAAGCCAGGGGGCTGTAGCAATAAATAATTTAGCCATTTCACTTGCACCGATTTTAAAAGAAAAAAATATAAATATCATTCATCAGACAGGAAAAAAAGATTATGAAAGAATTAAAGAGTTTTATGAAAAAAATGCAATAAATGCAGATATTTTTGATTTTTCAAAAAATTTGGCAGATAAAATAACGAAAGCAGATTTTGCTATCAGCAGAGCCGGGGCATCAACTATGTTTGAACTGGTTGCAAACAATATCCCTGCTATTTTTATCCCATATCCTTATGCCGCGGGAGACCACCAGTATTATAACGCCAGATTTTTGGAAGAAAAAAATGCAGGATTTGTGATAAGAGAAGAGAAAATAAAAAAAGAAAAAATTTTAGAAATTCTTTTTCATTCCAATTTAGAAGAAATTTCAAAAAATTTATCTAAAACAGTTCAAAAAAACGGAGCAGAATTTATAGTAGACGAAATAATTAAAACTCTTCATCAATAA
- a CDS encoding FtsW/RodA/SpoVE family cell cycle protein, which yields MQKIDIIIFIIVAIFLLLGALFSYSLPIYLETVKNLGEYHFVARYLLFATVGFGLMVGLSYLNPDKWFNVIGWGILITSSILVISMPFLPETIAPVINGARRWIKIGPFKFSPVEFFKIGVIFFLSWSFTRKVKNIKSLKEEIKLILPYVVILGGFWYLILAYQSDLGQVMVMALVFAFMLLIAGGKFKTFTLIISGGIFIFILAVSSSHYRLARFKAWLALMSSNFFPHPIIDASSASYGQVKESLNAIHNGGILGQGIGNGVFKLGFLSDVHTDFVLAGIAEESGIIGISLVVILFMVLVYRIFKIANRSEKKEYQLFAFGVGTLISLQFIFNGLGVTSLIPIKGLTVPFLSYGGSSLLANLIAIGMVLMISKKAKL from the coding sequence TTGCAAAAAATTGATATAATCATTTTCATAATAGTTGCTATTTTTTTATTACTAGGGGCACTTTTTTCATATTCTCTGCCAATATACTTGGAAACCGTAAAAAATTTGGGAGAATACCATTTTGTAGCAAGATATTTATTGTTTGCCACTGTCGGTTTTGGCCTGATGGTGGGTTTATCATATTTAAATCCGGATAAATGGTTTAATGTTATCGGATGGGGAATACTTATTACATCGTCAATTCTTGTTATTTCAATGCCTTTTTTACCTGAAACAATAGCACCTGTAATTAATGGGGCTAGAAGATGGATAAAAATAGGACCCTTTAAATTCTCACCGGTAGAATTTTTTAAAATTGGGGTAATTTTTTTTCTTTCCTGGTCTTTCACAAGAAAAGTTAAAAATATTAAATCTTTAAAAGAGGAAATAAAGCTTATTTTACCTTATGTTGTTATTTTAGGAGGATTTTGGTATTTAATTTTGGCTTACCAGTCAGACCTTGGACAGGTTATGGTAATGGCTTTGGTTTTTGCTTTTATGCTTTTAATCGCGGGAGGAAAATTTAAAACTTTTACACTTATTATATCCGGTGGTATTTTTATTTTTATCTTAGCCGTTTCCTCTTCACATTACAGACTTGCGAGATTTAAAGCCTGGCTTGCTTTAATGTCTTCAAATTTTTTTCCTCATCCAATTATAGACGCTTCAAGTGCCAGTTACGGACAGGTAAAAGAATCATTAAACGCCATTCATAACGGAGGTATTTTGGGTCAGGGTATAGGAAACGGCGTTTTTAAACTCGGCTTTTTAAGCGATGTTCATACAGACTTTGTGTTGGCAGGGATTGCAGAAGAAAGCGGTATTATCGGAATAAGCCTTGTTGTTATATTATTTATGGTGTTAGTTTACAGAATATTCAAAATAGCAAACAGAAGTGAAAAAAAAGAGTATCAGCTTTTTGCGTTCGGAGTGGGAACACTGATTTCACTTCAGTTTATTTTCAACGGACTGGGAGTTACATCACTTATACCTATAAAAGGTCTTACTGTCCCGTTTTTAAGTTACGGAGGAAGTTCCCTCCTGGCAAATTTAATTGCAATAGGTATGGTTTTAATGATTAGTAAAAAAGCGAAACTTTAA
- the flgB gene encoding flagellar basal body rod protein FlgB: protein MFKTINFLEKSLGYRKIRQDLIASNIANADTPNYRPRDIRFEEALKSELENKPIHKLELAKTSPMHMEPKNINDDIKPVVFFRDGHLARNDGNSVDIDVETTEMAKNTIMYNAEIAAVKKRVELFKLVIDSSKSI, encoded by the coding sequence TTGTTTAAAACAATAAATTTTTTAGAAAAATCCCTTGGATATAGAAAAATAAGACAGGATTTAATAGCAAGTAATATTGCTAATGCAGATACTCCTAATTATAGACCAAGGGATATAAGATTTGAAGAGGCACTAAAAAGTGAATTGGAAAATAAACCTATTCATAAATTAGAACTTGCAAAAACAAGTCCAATGCACATGGAACCAAAAAATATAAATGATGATATTAAACCTGTAGTTTTTTTTAGAGACGGGCATTTGGCAAGAAATGACGGAAACAGCGTGGATATTGATGTGGAAACTACAGAAATGGCTAAAAACACCATAATGTATAATGCAGAAATCGCAGCTGTAAAAAAAAGAGTGGAACTTTTTAAACTTGTAATCGATTCAAGCAAAAGTATTTAA
- the flgC gene encoding flagellar basal body rod protein FlgC translates to MGFLNSFDISGYGLSAQRFRINIISENIANANTTRTDEGGPYRRKEVIFKAVPFENIINKELENNADFHKYENPLDEPSENNAQAKPPIETVIVDKVVRDDSKPILKYDPTNPDANKDGYVAYPNINPVIEMADLLEATRAYQANVAAFQSAKTMANSAINILQG, encoded by the coding sequence ATGGGATTTTTAAACAGTTTTGATATTTCAGGTTACGGGCTTTCAGCTCAGCGTTTTAGAATAAACATCATTTCAGAAAATATTGCAAACGCAAATACTACAAGAACCGATGAAGGCGGACCTTATAGGAGAAAAGAGGTTATTTTTAAAGCGGTGCCTTTTGAAAATATAATTAATAAAGAATTGGAAAACAATGCCGATTTTCACAAATATGAAAATCCTTTGGATGAACCAAGTGAAAATAACGCCCAGGCAAAACCTCCTATAGAGACAGTTATAGTTGATAAAGTAGTAAGAGACGATTCTAAACCGATTTTAAAATACGATCCGACAAATCCGGATGCGAATAAAGACGGATATGTGGCATATCCTAATATTAATCCTGTTATTGAAATGGCCGATTTATTAGAAGCCACAAGGGCTTATCAGGCAAATGTAGCGGCATTTCAAAGTGCTAAAACCATGGCAAACAGTGCTATAAATATACTTCAAGGCTAA
- the fliE gene encoding flagellar hook-basal body complex protein FliE, producing MAFINKINSDINIGNIQNKNNKNDSGNFEELLKKELNETNGMLEDAKKAETDIATGDVKDLAKASITIQKAELKMKMMLEVRNKAISAYKELLKTQI from the coding sequence ATGGCTTTTATAAATAAAATAAATTCTGATATAAACATTGGCAATATACAAAATAAAAATAATAAAAATGACAGCGGAAATTTTGAAGAATTATTAAAAAAAGAATTAAATGAAACAAACGGTATGCTAGAGGATGCAAAAAAAGCGGAAACAGATATAGCTACAGGTGATGTTAAGGATTTGGCAAAGGCAAGTATTACCATTCAAAAAGCCGAACTTAAAATGAAAATGATGCTTGAAGTCAGAAATAAAGCTATAAGTGCATATAAAGAGCTTCTTAAAACACAAATTTAA
- a CDS encoding peptidoglycan D,D-transpeptidase FtsI family protein, translating to MKNNKIPIVYIVFFLAFLTIFGAFLFLSVYKPKEYFNPYIKKLESALRGDIVTKNFTLVKSDRIYAVYLDPDYIAHTKRNLFIDLFSIYTGINRKTIAQKLHTHQRTLLAIVDKKTKQQLIYLRRILDKYRVFLSVNGIRRGYDIESVILKNINGNLVFSPLFRRFYPYKDIFEPYLGSYSKEKERGNNGIEEYYDNILRPGRNGVIKGFRDVGGHIIYDKNAYVKYPQNGKTLKLNINLVLQKRIEKLLDKAKSKFQADEVIAAVMDSKSGKILALASSNRFDPNHITQKDIPNMKISAVRELFEPGSVMKPITFAILLENNKVNPYEVLNAYNGKWKPEWRKTPIRDDEARQWISAEDGIVYSSNIVLSQLALRLSAKEQFYGYRKFGLDKISGIDLPYELKGRLQPLKLYNYPVYKSTSAYGYGIVVNFVELLKAYNVFNNNGIMVTPKIADIKTDSKQIIKPVTANEMLRILRKVVLKGTAKGAFIDDIFTAGKTGTAHVSIKGSYQKIYNSSFFGFANANGKKFTIGVTFFHIKAPFPNYFASQSAVPLFKNIVIIMKDEKMFGGKDEGNN from the coding sequence ATGAAAAACAATAAAATCCCTATAGTTTATATTGTATTTTTTCTTGCTTTTTTAACTATTTTTGGCGCTTTTCTGTTTTTATCCGTTTATAAACCAAAAGAATATTTTAATCCTTATATTAAAAAATTGGAAAGTGCATTAAGGGGAGATATTGTTACTAAAAATTTCACTTTAGTAAAAAGTGACAGAATTTATGCCGTTTATTTAGACCCGGATTATATCGCACATACTAAAAGAAATTTATTTATAGATTTATTCAGTATTTATACTGGGATAAACAGAAAAACTATTGCCCAAAAATTACATACGCATCAGAGAACTTTATTGGCCATTGTAGATAAAAAAACAAAACAGCAATTGATATATCTAAGAAGGATTTTAGACAAATACAGGGTTTTTTTATCAGTAAATGGTATTAGAAGAGGATATGATATTGAAAGTGTAATTTTAAAAAATATTAACGGTAATTTAGTGTTTTCACCTCTTTTTAGGAGATTTTATCCTTATAAAGACATTTTTGAACCGTATCTCGGGAGTTATTCTAAAGAAAAAGAACGAGGCAATAACGGAATTGAAGAATATTACGACAATATATTAAGACCCGGTAGAAACGGTGTTATTAAGGGTTTTAGAGATGTAGGGGGACATATTATATATGATAAAAATGCATATGTTAAATATCCTCAAAACGGTAAAACTTTAAAACTTAATATAAATTTGGTTTTGCAAAAAAGAATAGAAAAATTACTGGATAAAGCAAAAAGTAAATTTCAGGCAGATGAAGTGATTGCTGCGGTAATGGATTCTAAAAGCGGGAAAATATTGGCTTTGGCTTCATCAAACAGGTTTGATCCAAACCATATAACCCAAAAAGATATTCCTAATATGAAAATATCGGCTGTAAGGGAACTTTTTGAGCCGGGTTCGGTTATGAAGCCGATAACTTTTGCTATTTTATTGGAAAATAACAAGGTAAATCCTTATGAAGTATTGAATGCATATAATGGAAAATGGAAACCGGAATGGAGGAAAACACCTATAAGAGATGATGAAGCGAGACAGTGGATTAGTGCGGAAGATGGGATTGTATATTCCAGTAATATTGTTTTGTCTCAATTAGCCCTGAGACTTTCTGCAAAAGAACAGTTTTACGGATATAGAAAGTTTGGTCTTGATAAAATAAGCGGAATAGACCTGCCGTATGAATTAAAAGGAAGATTACAGCCCTTAAAACTTTATAATTATCCTGTGTATAAATCAACGTCTGCATATGGTTACGGAATTGTTGTAAATTTTGTTGAACTACTTAAAGCTTACAATGTGTTTAATAACAACGGTATTATGGTTACACCGAAAATTGCCGATATAAAAACGGATAGTAAGCAGATTATAAAACCCGTTACTGCTAACGAAATGCTGAGAATCTTAAGAAAAGTAGTTTTAAAAGGTACTGCAAAGGGTGCTTTTATAGATGATATTTTTACAGCGGGGAAAACGGGGACCGCCCATGTAAGTATAAAAGGGAGTTATCAAAAAATTTATAATTCGTCTTTCTTTGGATTTGCCAATGCAAATGGTAAAAAATTTACAATAGGCGTTACTTTTTTTCATATAAAAGCACCGTTTCCAAACTACTTTGCATCTCAGAGTGCTGTACCTTTATTTAAAAATATTGTTATAATTATGAAAGATGAAAAAATGTTTGGGGGAAAGGATGAAGGAAATAATTGA
- a CDS encoding mechanosensitive ion channel family protein, which translates to MKEIIDILNTTILDTPLYKIILAFLIFFTFLFFRKIFTLFILSFFQKLTVKTKTEIDDKFFNSIKNPLRFLFIIAGIWGFFYILGIKGDFLKHIIRGLLIFDIFWPFYNIVCEFEDFVYHILGKYGKASRELASFLIKLTKVFVIIIGVVAMLQEFGINVTGFIASLGLGGLAFALAAKDTAANLFGGIAILTDNMFKVGEWVKIGNAEGIVEDIGMRTTKIRAFDKRLIVVPNSVIATSNVENFSRRDRRRISMRIGVTYSTSIKNLNNLLNEIRNYLKNHPMIHKEPLLIYFDEYQDSSLSIFCYYFTKTADWEEYLKIKEETNIEIKRIVEKYSSFAFPSQSLYFETPIRVKNEN; encoded by the coding sequence ATGAAGGAAATAATTGATATTTTAAACACCACTATACTTGATACCCCTTTATATAAAATAATTTTAGCCTTTTTAATATTTTTTACATTTTTGTTTTTTAGGAAAATATTTACTCTTTTTATTTTGTCTTTTTTTCAGAAATTAACAGTTAAGACAAAAACCGAAATAGATGATAAATTTTTTAATTCGATTAAAAATCCTTTAAGGTTTTTATTTATAATCGCAGGAATTTGGGGGTTTTTTTATATTTTAGGTATAAAAGGGGATTTTTTAAAACATATTATCAGAGGACTTTTGATATTTGATATTTTTTGGCCTTTTTATAATATAGTATGTGAATTTGAAGATTTTGTATATCACATTTTAGGAAAATATGGAAAAGCTTCAAGGGAACTCGCTTCTTTTTTGATAAAACTTACAAAAGTTTTTGTAATAATAATCGGTGTTGTTGCAATGCTGCAAGAGTTCGGAATAAATGTAACCGGATTTATTGCTTCGCTGGGACTTGGCGGTTTGGCTTTTGCCCTTGCTGCAAAAGACACTGCGGCAAATCTTTTTGGCGGAATAGCAATTTTAACAGATAATATGTTTAAAGTGGGAGAATGGGTAAAAATAGGTAATGCCGAAGGTATTGTTGAGGATATTGGAATGAGAACCACTAAAATAAGAGCTTTTGATAAAAGATTAATTGTTGTGCCAAATTCTGTTATAGCCACTTCAAATGTAGAAAATTTTTCAAGACGGGATAGAAGAAGAATTTCTATGAGGATAGGGGTAACTTATTCAACCAGTATAAAAAATTTAAATAATTTATTGAATGAGATTAGGAATTATCTTAAAAACCATCCCATGATTCATAAAGAGCCCTTATTAATTTATTTTGATGAATATCAGGACAGCAGTTTAAGTATATTCTGTTATTATTTTACAAAAACGGCTGATTGGGAAGAGTATTTAAAAATAAAAGAAGAAACAAATATTGAAATTAAAAGAATTGTGGAAAAATATTCTTCTTTTGCTTTTCCTTCCCAAAGCCTATATTTTGAAACCCCGATAAGAGTAAAAAATGAAAATTAA
- a CDS encoding Hsp20/alpha crystallin family protein has product MWPTVFDPFKELQDIERRLGAVLGANKPVQKVEAFTPAVNEKVDDKGYYLEIDLPGVKKENIEINVNDGVLTVSGERKLEKKEEKENYTRIESFFGRFERAFKLPADADADNIEAKFEDGVLKVFIPRKAKAEGKKIEIK; this is encoded by the coding sequence ATGTGGCCAACAGTATTTGATCCATTCAAAGAATTACAAGACATTGAAAGAAGACTGGGTGCAGTTTTAGGAGCAAACAAACCTGTACAAAAAGTAGAGGCTTTCACACCGGCAGTTAATGAAAAGGTTGATGATAAAGGTTATTACCTTGAAATTGATTTACCTGGAGTTAAAAAAGAAAACATTGAAATTAATGTAAATGACGGTGTTTTAACAGTTTCAGGTGAGAGAAAACTTGAGAAAAAAGAAGAAAAAGAAAACTATACAAGAATTGAAAGTTTCTTTGGAAGATTTGAGAGAGCATTTAAATTGCCAGCTGATGCAGATGCTGACAATATTGAGGCTAAATTTGAAGACGGGGTGTTAAAAGTATTTATTCCAAGAAAAGCAAAAGCAGAAGGTAAAAAAATAGAAATTAAATAA
- a CDS encoding NCS2 family permease: MFERLFKLSEKNTTVSTEVRAGFTTFLAMMYIVPVNASIMSLTGMPFDELITATAVVTIIATILNGIWANTPVAMSVGMGLNAYFTFGLVKGMHIPWQTALGIVMISGLIFLALSFTKFRVWVLESVPVDIRRAISAGIGMFIAFIGLKGMGVIVDNPATLVTLGDFHDPKVLLGVFGFIVAATLFAYRIKGAFILAIIITSIVAWILGLGELPEGIISMPAGIGDIAFHFDIKSALTLSLLPVIMTFLITDMFDTIGTLAGIGMRAGLFKKGSREIQKTLEADAAATVIGASLGTSTTTSFIESAAGVEEGGRTGLTAVITGLLFITTLFFLPLYKAIPDNAIYPILVMVGVLMFSELKNIDFSDGTVAVASFITAVLMPLTYSITIGISAGFVVYLILAVLKREFDKINIGTITLALIGLLAFIFH; this comes from the coding sequence ATGTTTGAGAGACTCTTCAAATTATCCGAAAAAAACACTACAGTTTCCACTGAGGTTAGAGCCGGGTTTACCACATTTTTAGCAATGATGTATATTGTACCTGTAAATGCTTCTATTATGAGTTTGACAGGTATGCCGTTTGATGAACTAATTACCGCCACAGCTGTTGTTACTATTATCGCCACCATTTTAAACGGTATATGGGCAAACACTCCTGTTGCCATGAGTGTCGGAATGGGGCTTAATGCTTATTTTACATTCGGACTTGTAAAAGGAATGCATATTCCTTGGCAGACCGCCCTTGGAATTGTAATGATATCGGGTCTTATATTTTTGGCGCTATCGTTTACAAAATTCAGGGTTTGGGTGCTTGAATCGGTCCCTGTTGATATAAGGAGGGCGATAAGTGCCGGTATCGGCATGTTTATAGCATTTATCGGACTTAAGGGAATGGGTGTTATTGTGGATAATCCCGCTACATTGGTTACTCTTGGTGATTTTCATGATCCAAAAGTTCTTTTAGGTGTATTTGGATTTATTGTTGCAGCAACCCTTTTTGCTTACAGAATAAAGGGGGCTTTTATTTTGGCAATTATTATAACTTCAATTGTGGCATGGATCTTGGGACTTGGAGAACTTCCAGAAGGTATTATTTCTATGCCGGCGGGTATCGGAGATATTGCTTTTCATTTTGATATCAAAAGTGCTTTAACCCTTTCACTTTTACCTGTTATAATGACATTTTTGATTACAGATATGTTTGATACAATTGGGACTCTTGCAGGTATTGGAATGAGGGCCGGTTTATTTAAAAAAGGAAGCCGTGAAATTCAAAAAACCCTAGAAGCTGATGCGGCGGCAACCGTAATAGGTGCAAGTCTTGGAACATCTACCACAACTTCATTTATCGAAAGTGCTGCTGGTGTTGAAGAGGGCGGAAGAACGGGTCTTACTGCTGTGATAACCGGACTTTTATTTATTACAACATTATTCTTTTTACCACTTTATAAAGCGATTCCTGATAATGCTATTTATCCAATTTTGGTAATGGTTGGCGTACTTATGTTCAGCGAGCTTAAAAACATTGATTTTTCAGACGGGACTGTTGCGGTTGCAAGTTTTATCACCGCCGTTTTAATGCCTCTTACGTATTCAATTACAATAGGGATCAGTGCCGGATTTGTGGTATATTTGATTTTAGCTGTTTTAAAAAGGGAATTTGATAAAATCAACATAGGAACTATAACACTTGCGTTGATTGGATTACTTGCATTTATCTTTCATTAA
- the rpmJ gene encoding 50S ribosomal protein L36, whose protein sequence is MKVRASVKKICPKCKIVKRKGVVRVICENPRHKQRQG, encoded by the coding sequence ATGAAAGTAAGAGCTTCAGTTAAAAAAATTTGCCCAAAATGCAAAATCGTTAAAAGAAAAGGCGTTGTAAGGGTAATTTGCGAAAATCCAAGACATAAACAAAGACAAGGATAA
- the rpsM gene encoding 30S ribosomal protein S13 yields the protein MARIAGVDLPKNKKVEYALPYIYGIGLTLSRKILKDTGIDPNKRVYELTEDEVSTLNKEIQNNYIVEGELRKIVQLNIKELMDLGCYRGLRHRRGLPVRGQRTKTNARTRKGKKKTVGAKAK from the coding sequence ATGGCAAGAATTGCAGGTGTAGACTTACCAAAAAACAAAAAAGTAGAATATGCGCTTCCATATATTTATGGAATCGGATTAACATTAAGTAGAAAAATTTTAAAAGATACTGGAATTGATCCAAATAAAAGAGTATATGAACTTACAGAAGATGAAGTTTCAACTTTAAATAAAGAAATTCAAAACAATTACATTGTTGAGGGTGAACTTAGAAAAATAGTTCAGCTTAACATTAAAGAACTTATGGATTTAGGATGCTACAGAGGTCTTAGACACAGACGCGGTCTTCCGGTTAGAGGTCAAAGAACTAAAACTAATGCTAGAACCAGAAAAGGTAAGAAAAAAACTGTTGGTGCAAAAGCAAAATAA